The window ACCGGCTCCGCGAGCCCCCTCTCTGGGAATCTGGATTCAGTGCTAAGAATCACATCCCCTAAAACCGTTACTGGAATTTCTTCCCTCCATCGATGAATCCTAGATCAAGCCACAAAATCTACCCCAATGCCGACTGCAGTATCCGTCCCGTTTTAGGTGAAAGACAGATTCGTTGGGGAAGAACCCTTCTGCTTTTCTTGACGGAAATCACTTGCTGCGATTTATCGTTTATATAAAGGatgatgcctcaccaatctgctgCTGTTTCACTGCATAATATAGAGTAACTTTGTACATACTTTGGCCTTGCTGACAATAATTTGTAGGTCCTTAAAGATTGTTTGGAGGGGCCAAGTGTTCTGTTTGGCCCCTGCTTCCCACAGCGCTGGGCTGTCATGGCATGTGAGAATCCAAATCAATACAGTCTTGAGGACTCTTCCGACACAACAGGAAGTAGAAGGGTGTACAGAGATTATCCTTGCTGGCGTTAAATAATGAGCATCACTGGTTGTGGGCTGAGGAAAGCTCCTGAAGTACTGCTTATATTTAGCAACTTTCCAGCTTTCCTGTGGTTGAGTAACACTCACACCCCCTTGTGAGATGGGTTGTTATGATTACCCCTGGTTTACAGATCCTTCCCGGAAGGCTGCACCTTGACATGGTGGGAAGGTTTGTTTGTTCCAATGTCCCCAGGAGTGATGCCACTAGGTGTTTTAACTGCCAGGAGGGCTACCCAAGCTGGACAGGTGCAGACAAAAAGCAGTGCATTATCGGGACACAACAAAGTAGCCATTCCGGCAAGAAGCACGATGGACAGGCATGGTAAAGTCTAGTTTGTGCCCTTAAGTTACATCTGATGTGCAGGAAGGATTCgggttttacagatgggagaagcGAGAAGGAGCAAGGGACGGATTCTCGAACATGTGCGGATCCTGTTCAGGCACCTGGATGAGACAGCTGCATGTGCACTCACGTTCAGCACGCGGTACCTCTCCCTGGtctcactgggagctgcagagcactgaGCATTTGTGCAAATCCAGCCACTtctgttaggtgcctaaacaggaTCTGAACACTTGTGAAAATCTGACCATTTATCTGGGCGTCTAAAGCTACATCTACCTCTGAGCTGTGAGGTGCAGTTCCCAGCTCACAGAGATGTACTCACAGTACCTCGAGCAGAGCTGCGCCCAGTACAATCCTGCCCAACGCCTTGGGTACGTACTCGGAGCAGCTAGGCCAAACTGCCACCCATACTCCCATGagtacaatgctatttttaggtgctagctgGAGCAGAACTAGTGCAGGTACATCTAGATGACTTGGAAATCACACCTCCCTGCTCAAATGTAGACGTATCCTTCAGGGGAGCTAAGCTCTTTTGAAAGTGTGCCCCCAAGTTACTTGCATAAAGCCACAGAGAGTTAGTGTTGGAATAGCAGGAATTCAACCCACTAGCTCTGCTGCTTGCAACATTGAAAGGAAATGCCAGAGgcgagagagggagaggggaaattcTACATGAGAAATGTTTTAAAACCCGCACATTTTGCCCGCAGTTTAATAGATGCTGACATGAAAAGGAAACATAGGGTCAGAAATAGTGTTTTCTGTTTAGTCTCCAACAAAGCTGCTCTCTGTAGCTCCATGTCACACTTCAATAGTAACAAGagtctctttttttaaacaaaagctccaACTCAAATGTTTCCAAGTGTTCCCACAGCAGCAGGCTCAAAAGGTGGTGTGAACCAGCATAGGTACATGAAATATGAGGTGCAGGAGCAGCTGGAGAAGTTATCACTAATAAGTTTCCAAAGATGCTGTGAAGTTGTGGATCCAGAGAAAATCTGGATCCTAGAGAGGTATGGAAGTTCTGGCTCAATGTTACCCCCATCTAATTCACTGTATTTCAAGGTCACCAAATAAACCGTATTCCAAACCCCTTGCGAATCCAAACAGCCTTTGAAGTAAATGATGCACAGAGTGAGgttaaaggcccagatcctcaaagcaaTTTGGGTGCCTAATGCTCAtcatgttgaagtcaataggagttagtCACTGACCTAAAtaccttgaggatctgggccaatatCTTTTTAGGAGGATCTTAGGGACTCCTTCTGTGAAATctgctttccttctttcttttaaaaaaatacttactGTTTAAAATAATCTGGTGCATCCCAAAGGCAGCTACTTTGCTCATCAGAAGAGGCAAGAGGCAAAAGACACCTTGGAAAAGGTAGATTTAGTAGAATCCAAAAATGTGGAGAAGGGTATAAACTGCATCAGAGACAGAGAAGCCTTCCCCATCGCCCCTTCACTTTGAATGCTGTTAACAAAATCACATAGTTGAAAGATAAGAACGTACCATCAAGGGTTGAATATATTCCCAGGCCCAGCCTTCAAGGGGAATATTGATTGAGGAAGGTCTCCAGGATCAAGTCCAAGTGAAGAAAAATATGCTTATTTGTCACCTAAATAATAAATAGCCATAGAAAGACACCTGTATTTATCCAGAGACTCCTTTTCTCTTGCTTCTGCATTTatattaaatgtttattttagtaGCTAATTGAATTTGTTTGTACAACCCAATGGAACCCATATAACTGTAGATCTCTGGCTGTAAAGGTTTGGGTGTTGTTTATCTGTCTCCCTTCTTACAGTTATCCCAGTGTAATTCTTTGGGGCCTGGCCTTTCATTTTAGCAGACTATGTGAAATCTCTCTCAGATAATTCTGGATTCTTTATGCAACCTCCAGCTATAAGAGGACCTGACCTCTATCCTGCCAATCATACAGCAATATATGAAGCAGTCAGCAGCAAACAATGCACATAGTTAGCCAGCTGCATAGCCAGCTACACTGCATCGTACAGGCAgcgaatgcatccgaagaagtgggctgtagtccacgaaagtttatgctctactaaatttgttagtctctaaggtgccacaagtcctcctgttctttttgtaaatgcAGCGTtcacaactcatgattttattaaaaaaaccgagtacttgtggcatcttagagactaacaaatttatttgagcatcagctttcgtgggctaaaaaccacttcatcagacgcacagagtggaaaatacagtaggaagatatacatacacagagaacatgaaaaaatgggggttgctgatacagactaacacggctaccctctgaaacatgattttattgtgagtctcgtGAATTTTAGAGTTTTTCTTCAATCGCCAGCTCCTGGAGTTGAGTgggttatgtgagaatctcagcttttatttgaaAGCAAAGTAAATATCCAGCCCTTACAGTTGCAGAGACAAGCTTGAAAAGGTGAAGCGAACGCACCTCAAAAGCGGAGACCCCTGAAGGCAAAGGAAAGGAACCCTGCATAGCatgttaaaaatctcatgatttttaagtccatcttttttttgggggggtggggaggaaatgggGCTGCCTCGTGATTTTTGAGCATTTGCGGTTGGCCAGCCTGTGACTTGCCCAGTCTGATGCGCAAGCACCAGTGCATGCAGCCAGCCAGATGTGGCGCGCCACATACACGTGCAATGCAGCCATGCACCCTTCCATGCATGCAGCCAGCTGCGCATGCGCCCGCCCTTGCCGGCTCAGCCGAGTCCGCCACGATCCCATCGTGCCCCAGCGGGCGCCGCTCGCTATGACTCTTCATTTTCTCGCTTTCCCACCGCCCCTGGCTCTTCTCGTCTCAACCAACCTTAACCTGAACCccaggcctggccccgccccgccccgtgACTGACGGCGCAGGTCCGCCAATTCCAACAGGCAGCGGGCCCGGGGGCTGGCGCTGCTCGCCAATGGGAAGAGAGGGAGGCGTGTCTCGGAGCGGTAGCGGGTTCGGGTGCGCAGCGCGGCAGCCAGGAAGGAGCCGGCGGTGGGGGAGAATcgttgctggtggtggtggtctcGTCAACCGGCGCCATGGTGAGGCCTGGGGGGCCGGGACCCGAGTCTTGGGGGCTGGAGTCTGGGGggggcttggggggcggggggacccggggctggagtctggggggggcttggggggcggggggacccggggctggagtctggggggggcttggggggcggggggacccggggctggagtctggggggggcttggggggcggggggacccggggctggagtctgggggggggggctggagtctgggggggtgggggacccggggctggagtctggggggggggcttggggggcggggggacccggggctggagtctggggggggggctggagtctggggggggcttggggggcggggggacccggggctggagtctgggggggggggctggagtctgggggggtgggggacccggggctggagtctggggggggggctggagtctggggggggcttggggggcggggggacccggggctggagtctggggggggggctggagtctgggggggtgggggacccGGGGCTGGAGTCTGGGGGGACCCGAGGCGGGCAGGGACACCTAGGATTGGAAGCCGGGGAGGTCTGGGCAtcccctgctgggagggaggctggggggctTTGGGGACGGGGCTGGCCTGGCGAGGTGGGGTGAAGATCTAGGTGGTGGCCctgtctgggtgtgggggaggacgAGCCCCTAGTGGCTGCTTGGGGATGGTGGCCCCCCCTGGGGTGTTTAGTGGCCCAGCGATATGAGCTGTGATCCGGGAGCCCTGGGTTCTTTTTCTGTCTTGGCCCTTGGGCACGTCGCTTTACCCCTTTTTAGGTGGAGAGGATGCTTCCCTGCTCAGTGCTCAGCAGGTGACGGAGGGGCCTGCTGTTTGTAAATTGCATTGAGATTCTTGGCTGGATGGTGCTACAGCAAAACTAGTGTGTAGAACCCTGCAGCACTTGTTACTTTCTGCTACAATAGGGCTGTGTTTGCTTATACCGAGGACtggtctttgggggcaggggactgCCTCTTATTCTGTGTTCACAGAGCGCATAGCACAGTGAAGTTCAGGCCGCTGTGTTTTGTTACACACCAATAACTGTCTCCCGTCTTCCTACTGCATGTCCTCAGTTAGGAGAATACTTAAACTTTTTCATTGATGCTGTTTCGATTGTGATGGTTGGCCCCAAAGCACCAGAGAGTTTTATGCTTTGTtacattagatcagtggttctcaaacttcattgcatcctgatccccttctgacaaaaaaaaattactacacaaccccaggacgGGGGACCGAAGACGGAGCCTGCCCgacaaagctgaagcccaagggtttCTGCCTTGGGTGGTAGGGCTTGGActtcagacttgctggggcccaaggcCAACAcagccttggtgaccccattTAAAAAGGGtcctgccccacagtttgagaacccctgcattagatgGATTGCTTAAAATAGTGCTTTAATAAGCCAATATTAAGTCTGCTggggaagttttttttgttgaaaatggaaataatgatacTTACTTaccacttttgtaaagtgctttattgATGAAAAGTGATCTAGAAAAGATGCTGctggtatttatttattaattactgCTACTACTCAATTCATGGAGGGAGATTTACTAACAGAATTTAAGTGTGAAATTAACTGTAAACCAGAGAAGTTCTGTGTATAGCTCTACTGGGAATAGTGTCTTAATTGTGGACTTTATACATTTGATCAGCTTCTCTGTTAATCCGATGGACAGCAGACTAGGTCTGCTGGATACAACACAATCTGCAGTGTCATCAAGGAGAATTAGGCCTTGCATGCAACAGAATGTTTtagagagggggagcaggagagaaGGGCTTTGCCCTCGGAGTTTATTCCGAATGGTGAGGAGAGCTTATCTGTGGTCCCGGACATGAAGCTTCCTTTATAGCCACAGATTCAGTCTCAGGAAGATCCTGTTTATACGTAGAAAGTGCATACAGCATGTGCAGGAGGTGATCAGGCAATTAAGTTGGTCCTGCAGTAAGCCTTATTGCAGTAGAAAATAAGAATTCAAAATTGGAGAACCTAATATTATGGTTAAAATACTGTGCCGGCGAGAAAATGACTTCAAAAGAGGAATTAATTATTTATGATCAGTATAACTGGCATTGGTTAAAGGAAATGAGATACTTGACGCTTTTCTGTAGCAGTGAGGCCAGCTAGATAATGGCTAACTTTGCTCTGGGAGGACCTGCAGGTATTTCTAGAATTTACTTGACCAAACGATTAAAGATTTAGCACAGACTGTACAAGACAGACCTAAGCAAATGCAGTGTAATAGTGTGTAACTGATTCaaggggtcccttccagccgtgTTATCTGATCTGTGTGTCATGGCTCTATTGGTGCTAGTTCTTGTAGTATAATTAATGAGTGTACTATAAATGTCCACTAAAGCCTAAaattatctttctttttttttctttgatagtCTATTATGTCCTATAATGGAGGGGCTGTAATGGCCATGAAGGGGAAAAACTGTGTGGCCATTGCATCGGACAGACGGTTTGGAATTCAGGCTCAGATGGTGACCACAGACTTTCAGAAGATTTTCCCTATGGGAGATAGACTATATATCGGCCTGGCTGGGCTTGCCACAGATGTGCAGACAGTGTAAGTGGAATCTTCTCTTGTGAACACTTGATATTCCTGGCCTGTAGGAAGGGAGTTTGTTGTACATCTATAAAGACACAGCATATGTTACACACAGATGTTTAGGTAGTATCTTTGTCTATTCATCCAGGTATGGGCTGCCTCAATACCAAGACTTATCTTCTCTGAACCCCACTCCAGTCAGTCCTGTTGGGGTTATTCTTGAACCATCCCAAAAGTCTTTGAAAACATGCTTTCTCCACAGTGCCAAAGACTAGCAACATTGGTTGTTGGCTAATTGTGCCctgcttagaaaaaaaaaaaaaatccactgtgtTCCTAAATCAAAGCTGTGTCTGATTTCTTAAGAGCACATGGCAAGTGAGAACCAGATGTCCACATTTGAAATACATATGTGCACGCATTCTAAATACATGTCTGCGTCATGTGTCCATCAGATGTTAATCTCTAGTAGCAAGTATTAGCCATTGGGAGGGTGGAAGAGGTCTTGATGCATGTGATTTTAATACGGATTCTGATCTCATCTGCAGTGCCCAGCGGCTGAAGTTCAGGCTGAATCTCTATGAACTGAAGGAAGGCAGACAGATCAAGCCCCAAACTCTCATGAGTATGGTGGCCAACCTACTCTATGAGAAACGGTAAATATCAAACAGCTGAGCCGTTCCACAGATATCACTGAAATCAGGGCATGGTTAATCGAGTTAAATTACGACTCGAGAGGAGTCAAGAGGCATGTTAATTTTCCTAGTGTCGGCAAAGACAATTTACCTACGTTGACTGTGGTAGCTGAACTGGAGATGAACACTGCTGAACTCCACGTATAGATGGACTCAGACAGTGAATAAACCATACAGTTCCGCCAGTTTCTGAAATGGTGCTGAACATAGTTTTACTACATGTGTAGACAGGACTAAGCCATCTTCGGCAGTACCAGTTATCAGTAATGCCTCCATTAATGAACATAACTATTGTATGGGTGTCGTACACCGAAGACTTAAGAGCTAGGTAACTGAAGCATTCACTAGAGAGATGGATAGTTAACAGCATAGAGGGGAAGAGTTTTTGGAATGAAATTGTGCCCCTGGAATTGGCTTCAGTTTGGGTCCAATGTTTAAGGAAAGCTCGGTGGTTTCTAGATTCTTACTATCACAAAGAAGAGTTGCACACTGAGTGACAATTAATAAACAGGAAGCTGCTATCTTGAATCAAAGTGTTCCTGATAATATTCTATGCGAAAGGCGATTGTCAGGGAGTTAACTTAAGTAAACTCTGATTCGTAGATCAGGCATTCTGAGTTAGGCAAATTCTCTAATGTGCTGAAATGACCTGGAATTCTCTTCTAGATCACCCCCAATAGAACAAATGTAAGATATTTATAAATAACACTCGGTTCCAATTGTACCACATTTCTATTGCTGAAGGCTGTTTGGAGGCAGGCCAGTGGGATCTAAAGATTTTCCCCCACCACTTAAAACATCAAAACATGCTGGTTATGTGCTCATGGATGCAGAGGACACCTGCTTTTGAAATATAAGGACCACTTACTTTTTCCTGAACCCAGATCAAAACTGTTTGTTCCTACAAGTAATGATTTGCCTAAACACCAGAATCTGGAAATCGTAAACAGTTTTTGaaactttgacttcaatggggaagCAGATTATTTCAGTGTGTCTTTTTGTCACTGAAATAAAAGTCCATTCACAGTTAGGAGGTACTAACACAGTAATTGGGTAATTCCAAACTAATTTGAAAGACTCCTACAAACACCTGAGATGGAATAAACACTTTCCTTAAATACCTACTGAGTTAGAATTCTGCTGTTACTTCAAATTTATGCCTCCTTAGGCTGTTCTAACATTTGCCTTGCTGTTCACAGGTTTGGACCCTATtacacagagccagttattgCTGGACTGGACCCCGTAACTTATGAACCTTTCATCTGCTCTCTGGACCTGATCGGTTGTCCCATGATAACAGATGACTTTGTTGTCAGTGGCACCTGCTCAGAGCAGATGTATGGCATGTGTGAGTCTCTCTGGGAGCCTGACATGGTGAGTGGGGAGGTGGCAAGATCTGTCTAGTGGTTTAACTTCCAAGTGATTCTTGGATTTTTTGGAATCCTTTGCTGTTAAATTGGACACAGGGAATTCAGACTACGCCTGTTATAGAATAATGCCTCTaccttgtgaagtgctttgagactaCTGATGAAAACCCCTCTATAAACTTTAACGTATTTATGTTCACAAACACCTGTGAGCTAGGGAAGCATTATTTTAACATAgagggaactaaggcacagggaggctaagtgacttgtccacagTTGAGTGAAGAATAGAAACTGGGTCTCCCATGTGCTGGGCCAGTGCCCTAACCCTCCCCCCGATGGACAATGGTAAAAGTTTTAGGGTAAGTTCTGGCAGAACTTTGCGAGATCCCGAGTCAAGTTTCTCTTGGGCATGGAGAGGGTCAGATTGTTAGTTCGGTGAACTGCCCCAACCCCTAGTACCTCAGCTATAGAAGCCAACTAAGagtttcctttcctcttttttcAGGAGCCAGACCACCTCTTTGAAACTATCTCGCAGGCTATGCTGAATGCAGTGGACAGAGATGCGGTGTCTGGCATGGGTGTGGTAGTGCATATCATGTAAGTACAGCTCTCACAGTCTCTTTCCCATGGAGAGAAGTGGCAGAGTTAAACACAGAGTCTTAAGTCAGTCAAGGAACAACTACCACGCCTGACCTCTGCCATTCTTTAGTGacgtcttgtctacactagatctTTACATTTCCCAGGATTGCTAACCTACCTtgctgcagcagcaccactgaTGATAAATTAAGAGTTTAGTATAGCTGCTGTTAGCAGCATTCCCTCCTTCAGTCATGATTATTTGCACCCAGGAAGTGCTACTACTTCACACTGAGATGAAATGATAGACAAGATTTCCACGCAGGACTAAAAGCTGCCTTCTTGCTGGGTCAGCCAACCCTTATGTTCGGTAGTGTCTCCCTACTGCGTCCTCAGCAGTGTCCCAGCCATTGTGTTAGGAAATAAAACTAGTTTTGTTAAGCAGCGAATGAAGGGAGGGACTTGTTTAGAGCTCCATCTGAAACTGCAGTGGGAGATGTGGCTCAGGCTCACCCCTGCAGGTTCTGGAGGAGAATGAAGTGTCAGTGACCTATTTCAAACCCGTCTCTCTGCACAGGTGTTAGTGCTGGGAAGCCATTTATTCATTAACATCTAGCAGCCAATCTACATGGTCTCCGATAAGTAGGGAGACCTCTAAAACTAGGGCattgcacatgctcagagtctaattGACCACCATAGTTGGGGTCAGgatggaatttccccccaggtaaGATTGGCAGACACCCTTGGGATtttgccttcctccacagcatagGGCTTGGGTCACTTGCAGCTTTAAACTACTGCAAATGGCAGAgtgtctgtaacttgaagtctttaaatcatgatctgagttactgaagtcctcaagcaGAGGTTaaggtctgttacaggagtgggtgaggtacTGGGGcatgcaatgtgcaggaggtcagattagatgatcacgatgatgccttttgaccttaaaatctatgttgTAGCAGCTGTAGGCCAAGCTCACTGCATCCCTCTGTCTCCCTTCAAGCTCCCTGGGTGCCAGCTTCCCATCACCCTTCCGAACCATTCTTATCCCTCAGACAAGAGTCAGGGTGTCAACACATTAAACTCTTTTTGGGAGTAT of the Malaclemys terrapin pileata isolate rMalTer1 chromosome 25, rMalTer1.hap1, whole genome shotgun sequence genome contains:
- the PSMB3 gene encoding proteasome subunit beta type-3, whose protein sequence is MSIMSYNGGAVMAMKGKNCVAIASDRRFGIQAQMVTTDFQKIFPMGDRLYIGLAGLATDVQTVAQRLKFRLNLYELKEGRQIKPQTLMSMVANLLYEKRFGPYYTEPVIAGLDPVTYEPFICSLDLIGCPMITDDFVVSGTCSEQMYGMCESLWEPDMEPDHLFETISQAMLNAVDRDAVSGMGVVVHIIEKDKITTRTLKARMD